A single genomic interval of Oryza sativa Japonica Group chromosome 7, ASM3414082v1 harbors:
- the LOC4343537 gene encoding protein THYLAKOID ASSEMBLY 8-like, chloroplastic gives MAAASRAPLARRSLLLLRYKALPLSSPSSSSSSTHSLLPRPPALWPPPPPPPPHGCERRRAFHDGRPRGPLWRSKKLIGKEALFAIQGLKRFKGDEERLGEFVRRYVARLLKADKLAVLGELERQEEVDLAVKMFRIIQKEDWYKPDVFMYKDLIVALAKCKKMDEAMVIWGNMTDENLFPDAQTYAEVIRGFLRYGSPSDAMNIYEEMKKSPDPPEELPFRVLLKGLLPHPLLRNRVKQDFEELFPERHIYDPPEEIFGLR, from the exons atggccgcggccTCTCGGGCTCCCCTCGctcgccgctccctcctcctcctccgctacaaggccctccctctctcctccccctcctcctcctcctcgtcgacccACAGCCTCCTCCCGAGGCCCCCCGCGTtgtggccgcctccgcctccgccgccgccccacggatgcgagcggcggcgcgcgttcCACGACGGGCGGCCGCGGGGCCCGCTGTGGCGGAGCAAGAAGCTGATCGGGAAGGAGGCCCTGTTCGCGATCCAGGGGCTGAAGCGGTTCAAGGGGGACGAGGAGAGGCTCGGGGAGTTCGTGAGGCGGTACGTGGCGCGGCTGCTCAAGGCCGACAAGCTCGCCGTGCTCGGGGAGCTGGAGCGCCAGGAGGAGGTCGATCTTGCCGTCAAG ATGTTTAGGATAATACAAAAAGAGGACTGGTACAAGCCAGATGTTTTCATGTACAAGGACTTGATTGTTGCTCTAGCCAAGTGTAAGAAGATGGATGAAGCAATGGTAATCTGGGGGAACATGACAGATGAGAACCTTTTCCCTGACGCACAGACATATGCTGAAGTCATAAGAGGATTCTTGAGATACGGTTCCCCATCAGACGCAATGAACATTTATGAGGAAATGAAAAAGTCACCTGATCCTCCGGAAGAATTACCTTTCAGGGTATTATTGAAGGGTCTTTTACCGCACCCACTTTTAAGGAACAGAGTGAAGCAAGATTTTGAAGAATTGTTTCCGGAAAGGCATATCTATGATCCCCCAGAAGAAATATTTGGTCTGCGCTGA
- the LOC9269572 gene encoding transcription factor UDT1 — MPRRARARGGGGGGGEEVKVEDDFIDSVLNFGGGGGGEEDGDDGEEEQQQQQAAAAAMGKEFKSKNLEAERRRRGRLNGNIFALRAVVPKITKMSKEATLSDAIEHIKNLQNEVLELQRQLGDSPGEAWEKQCSASCSESFVPTENAHYQGQVELISLGSCKYNLKIFWTKRAGLFTKVLEALCSYKVQVLSLNTISFYGYAESFFTIEVKGEQDVVMVELRSLLSSIVEVPSI, encoded by the exons atgccgcggcgcgcgagggcgaggggcggcggcggcggcggcggggaggaggtgaAGGTGGAGGATGACTTCATCGACTCGGTCCTGAATttcggtggaggtggtgggggagaggaggacggcgacgacggggaggaggagcagcagcagcagcaggcggcggcggcggcgatggggaaggAGTTCAAGTCCAAGAACCTGGAGGccgagcggcggaggagggggaggctcAACGGCAACATCTTCGCGCTCAGGGCGGTCGTGCCCAAGATCACCAAG ATGAGCAAGGAGGCCACCTTGTCGGACGCGATCGAACACATCAAGAATCTCCAGAACGAGGTTCTTGAGCTGCAGCGCCAGCTCGGCGACTCACCCGGTGAGGCTTGGGAGAAGCAATGCAGCGCGTCCTGCTCTGAATCCTTCGTCCCCACTGAGAACGCCCATTATCAG GGTCAGGTGGAATTGATCTCTCTTGGGTCATGCAAGTATAACCTGAAGATCTTCTGGACCAAGAGGGCAGGCCTCTTCACCAAGGTGCTGGAAGCACTCTGCAGCTACAAAGTGCAAGTGCTCAGCCTGAACACCATATCCTTCTACGGCTACGCAGAGAGTTTCTTCACCATCGAG GTGAAGGGTGAGCAGGATGTTGTGATGGTGGAGCTGAGGAGCCTTCTCTCCAGCATTGTGGAGGTTCCAAGCATCTGA